In the Cylindrospermopsis raciborskii Cr2010 genome, TTGACGCTAATGGTATCCTCAACGTTACCGCCAAAGATAAGGGAACTGGTAAGGAACAGTCTATTAGCATCACTGGTGCTTCTACTTTAGATAAGTCTGATGTAGAGCGCATGGTTAGGGAAGCGGAACAAAATGCTTCCACAGATAAGGAACGTCGTGAAAAGATTGAGCGCAAAAACCAGGCTGACTCTTTAGCTTATCAAGCAGAGAAGCAACTGCAAGACCTAGGGGATAAAGTACCACAAGCGGACAAAACCAAAATTGATGGTTTAGTCAAAGAGCTGCGGGAAGCTGTAGCTAAGGAAGATGATGAGCAAATTAAGAAGTTAACACCGGAATTGCAACAAGCATTGTTTGCTGTAGGTAGCAACATCTATCAGCAACCCGGTGGTGCTACTCCTGATGCTGAAGCCCCCAACAGTGGAACTACTGGATCTTCTAGTGGTGATGATGTCATTGATGCCGACTTTACTGAAACTCGCTAAGAGTTGAAGGACGGGGAGTCAATTCCCCGTCTTATAGATCATAGACACCGCAATAGTTTTGCCTTCTGGGACAGTTTTTCTAGGGACTTTTGGCGATCGCTACTTAACTTTCCATAGGTGTTTAGGATAGCAATTTCTTCTGGTGTGGGAATTTTTTTGGAGGATTCTTGACCGAGATCACTCAAGAGGGTAATTGACTCAATTTTTAACTGTTTATCTTGATGTTTTTGATACAGATCTCGGTAGGGAATAACCACTTGGGTTTGCCACTGATCGGAAGGACAATAGCTACGATCTATAATTACTGTAATACTGGGGGTTGCTAACACCAGCACTAACCCAGAAACGAAAAGGCTGATCCAACCGGTGAGAACAATGGTAATTAATCTGTGGTTGAGGACGCTCTTCATGCTGACACTCCTATTTGAAAATACTCAATGAACCTATAAATTGACTTGGAATAATCCCTTGAGCAACTCTTGCACGTTTTCAGGAGTTCCCTTTTTCACAGTAGATTCCCGCAAAGCTGCGATCGCATTTAATTCTGCTTCATTGACTTCACCATATGCAATGGGATAAACGCGCACACCACTGTATTCAATAATCTCTTTTACTTCTTCAAAATTGAACCCCTGATTGGTTTGACCATCCGTCAGTAATAACAGATAAAACTTACCATTAGGATTGGTTTTCTTTTGTTGTACCAGTTCCGATAAAGCCACCATCATGCCATCATACATTGCCGTGGCACCATCTGCTTGCAAATTGTCTATAGCTGCCAAAAAACGTTTGTGCTGAAGGTCATCAAAGGGGGCCAGTTTCACTAAATTAACAGGCTGATCTCCATAGGTAACTAAGCCCACATAATTGCCTGGATTAATTTGTTGGCTGGCAATGCGTAGGCCATCTTTAACAGCATTTAAAGGATCTCCATACATAGAGCCACTGGTATCAATAACGGCCATTAAATAAACCGTTTTTCCTGTGTCTTTTTGTGTTTTCCAAAATGTTTGTCCTAAACTTAAAACCTTGCCAGAAGGAACAGGAGGGACCTGTTTTTGTGCGAGATATTGTGCAACTTCTGGAGGCATTTGAGGTGCTAAATTTTGCATTGTATCAGATTGAGCAAATTTGGCAAATTGTTCTAACCCTTGCTGTTGCTCCGGAGTTGTCCATTTAAATTTAACTAAAGGATTATTATGGGGAACCCCAAAAGGAATAAAAATTGAGTTAGCAAATTCAGGAATTTTTTTCAACGCATTAAAGGTCAATCCTTCACTTACAAAAACAGATAGTTTTTTAGGATCTCTTATGGCAATATCCTTTAGTTCCAATGTGGTCAATCCCGTTACTAAAACTTGTTTTTGAAAAGCTTGAAATAAAGAATTGACTTTGGGAGATTGTAAATCTAAGGTAGTTAAAGGTTGACCATTCTGTTGATGACCCGCCCCTCGCCAAAAAATTGTGTACAGGAGATTTAAGCCACTGGAACTGGTGTATGGATTGGTATAACCCACGGATAACTTGCCCGCCACTATGGCATCTAGTAATTGGTCTAAAGTAACTGTTTGTGATCCGAAAATTTCTTGTTTACTTTGTTGATTTAAAATAAAACCAGGCTGGTTTGGCAACAGTTTAGGGGTCACCATATCAACCTCAACTCCTGCATTTTTCAACATAGCAATCCACAGTTCATTGGAAGGAGTGTAAGCAGTAGGTTGAACGACTTTAGATTCGATCATGCGCTGAGCGATACCGGAAGGAATATTGCGAACACCCACCTGAATTAATTTCCCAGAAGAGGTTTTGAAATTTTTAGCATTGAATTGATCTGTGACATCAATCAGCCACCTTTCATCTTCCTTTTGGGGATTAGCTTTATCTGGAGAACCAAAAATTTCGAGGTAAACATTTTCAGTGGTTTTAGGTGGACCATAAATGGGGTATTTATCCAAAGATGGTAGGGGTTCTTGCACGGATTTAACGGAGTAGCTCTGGGCGGTTGCATCGGTAACTAATTGGTCTTTGACAGAAATACGTGGCAAGACATTTCCTTGTAAAACCTCAACCGCTTGATCAAAGGAGCTAATCTTAGGAATACCGGAGCAAGAACCTAGTAATACTAAACACAGTCCTAGGAGGAAGAAAAGTGTGAATATAGCCTTTTTCATGATTTATTTTCCTGCGCTAGAGTGGAATCTTGAATAATAGTTTGGACAGCGGAACGATTTTCCTGGATCAAGGTTTTTAAAAACAGAGGAAGTTCAGTATTTACTGCATTTCTGTCCAAGGAAGATAATAGGACTTGATCTTGAAGTTGTTGCAAATTATGGTGAGTAGTTTTTAGGCGTTCTAAACTTGTCTGCAGGTGAGTTCTAGCAAGAGTCCGATAGTGATCGGTTTTCACCTGGTCTAGGGCTAAAATGGCATGAATCACCTGCTCAGATAGATTCAACACTGTATATAGAGTTTCTAGGCGTTGCATATTTGCGGGATGAATCAACTAAACGCGGGTATTACTTCATACTTTAAATAGTGAAGTAATAATTTAATTGAATACCTAAGCATATCTACAGATTTTGAATAGCATAGCGTTTTTCTATGTAGTCGCGCTAAGTAGTGACGTAAACGTGTATTTTCACCCTCTACCCTAGTCATATATGTTTTGCTCACAATATGATCCTCTGGCTGAATAAAACTCGGATAAACCCTCCACCCATCAGTAACATAAAAAAAGCATTGCCAGAGTTTAACGATGTCCCACAAAGGTTGAAATGCTTGTGAGCTGTGGTCTCCCACAACCCAAGCCAGGATATTTTTACGGAAGTGATTTACTGCTGTCCACAACCATATTTTGTTTTTTTTTGATCCCACAAAGGTCTCCAACTCATCAAGCTCACCTACCAAGGGTGTTTCCTCAACTGGTGGAGCATCTGGAAGTATGGAACCAATTTGTTTTAGCCAGTAAATAATAGTTGTATGATGAACGCCTTTATCGCGTTCAATTGCTCTAAATCCCATACCGTTAACATAAGAGCGCAGGCAACTTTGTTTAACTTCTTCTGAATAGCCTTTAGGTGGACTATAGACATCGATAAATTGACGACCACAATCAACACAAATGTGATTTTGTTTACCTCGACGTTTGCCATTCTTTCTGATTTTGGAAGACCCGCAGTTTGGACAATGCACAGTAGATTACCTCAATTCATACCTCTATTATGCAACGCCAGTTTCTAATACTTCCGTTGTTAAAATGCTTTCTTGAGAAACAATTGCTTTACAGAGTTGATGACTTTCAATGGCATAGGTTTGTGCTTTTTGCCAATCCCCAGTAGATCTGCTACCCAGATCACCAGCGATTCTTTGCAAACGTTCCCGGAAATTATCAGTATCAAGAAGATTGAGAGCATTGGCACTAATTTGCGATCGCAAGGAATACAACCAAGCGACTATCATTCCCGCAGCAACAATGCTGCCCAAACCTAGACTCAGGGGACGCATACCTACCCCATGGAAAAAGATACTTAAGCCAAGGATGATGGCCGTCAGCAGTAAGTAGGTTTGAGGGAGTTGTATCACTTTACGCCAGAATGTGGACATAGGGAGGCCTCAAGGGGGTTATCTCTGGGGGATCAGTCGTCGCACGCCTTATGCCTATTTCTAGGGGGCGTAACTAAAATATACCATATTAATGACTCACGCCCGAATTACGGTGATCCTGCGTTGGTTTTCCGTTATTACAACTTCAGTGGATAACCTTTCTTCCATGGGTAGGGCATTTTTTCGCCTATCAAAGACAAATAACCAACCAAAATCTAATCCCAAACGAGCTAAATAAGATTCCAATTGTTCAATCCCTTCAGCTTGCGGATCCCTTTTTTTATCCCGCCATACCTTTAACTCAATCCCTAAAATTATGTCTTGATAACTCAAGCATAAATCCATTCTGTCGCTACCAATGGCGTATTCTCTTTCCAAAACTCCTCCACCGTTCACCACCCGATGTAAAAAAGCCATTAATACTATGTGGGGGGCAATTTCATGGTAAGCAGCACTACTTAATAATGGTTCTCCATGTTGTCGCCAAAATTTAAGAAATGCTGTTAACAAAGCATCCATATTTAATTTACCTTCCGGGGTTAACCAAGAGGGTGCAATCATGGGTAAACTGTCTTGGGTTCCTTGTACTAGAACGCGCGGAATAACTTCACGATAAATCGGGTTGGAAATAACTAATCCCCCCATTATATCACGTCGTAATATTCCTATATCAATTAAATATTGGCGATCATCTGCTGGAGTGTCTGGTAATGTCTTCCCTGCTAACATTGGTTCAATAATTGCTTTTATTCTTGGTTCTCTTAATCTTTCTGCTAAACTATCTAAATGGGTATCTTGACGCATAATTAATATTTCTTTAGCTTGTAAAATATGTTCTTTGGTAATAGCTATACTTCTATCCTTGACCATTTTTTCTACTACTTCTTTAGCCAAAGCATTCACTAACCATGGTTGTCCTTGGGTTAAATCATAAGCTATTTCTATTGCTGCTGGTGTGAAAGTTTGTCCAGTTGCTTTCGTATGTTGTTGATATAATTCTTCCACCTCTCCAAGATTAAAGTTTCGCAGGGTAATAGAACTAACTTTAATATTAAAAGGACTGGAGGTATTTAATCTATCACTACCACCGGATGCTACTTTATAATCCCGCACATCGCGTAAACCAATTAATCCTACCGATGAGGGAAAATTTTCTGGACGTTTAGAAAAACCATCTCGTAACTGTCGTAAAACAGAAATTAATGTTTGGTCTTGCAAAGAATCGATTTCATCTATAAATAATACTAGGGGACGATTTATAGCTCTTGACCATGCTCTTAGATTTTCAGCGATTCTCTGTCCAGGAACATTATAAACCCAAGTTTGAGGTTGTAGTTTTGCAGGTAAGCTATCCTCAATTGTATTTCGCCAAATTCCTAAAATGGCTAATTCTGCAGCACTGGGGTCATGATTAAATGCGCTTCCTACTTCCACTGATACCATTACTGCAGCATAATTTCCTGTAGCAGTAAGTTGCTTTGCTAGGGATAACATGGCGGTGGTTTTCCCTGTTTGTCGTGGTGCATGAAGTACAAAGTAACTTTGTTGTTCTATTAGCATTGATAAGTCGGGTAAACGACTTGTGGGAGACAACATATAGTGAATATTGTCTTTACAAGGACCTGCAATATTAAACCAGCGATTCACCATAATTTTATTATTTAGCGTATTATTTAGCGGACACTTTTATTCTAGACTATTTAGAGGGTGAGACTCATGCCATAATCACAGTAATTCTATTAAATACACTTCCTACTTCCACTGATACCATTAAGTAGGGAGTCACAATTATTTGTAGGATGTGTTAGTGGTAGGGTAACCCGTGGGGGCGTTGGGTTTCGTTCCTCAACCCAACCTACGTTTATCTTATGTTTAATTCCACTTACCCACTTACTGCAGCGTAATTTCCTATAGCGGTAAATTGCTTCCCTAAGAATAACATAGCGGTAGCTTTATTTGTATACAATAGTATAAAAATATAAAAAAGGTTTAGCATCGCTAAACCTCCATAGAAAGCAGTTATTCGACACACCAGAACCAGTTTAAATTTACTCCCGGTCAAAATCATCTTCCTTAAGGGGGAGTTATGAATAAATTTGAACTTTTACACGAAACTCTTTTGAGCGATTGTAAACTCTCTCCCCAGTCGAGAACCTATAAAGTGTGGATGCAATTTAATCGCAATGGTACAATTCAAACAGTGGATTTCTGAGTAAAAGTAGACTAAAAACTTCTCAGTAATTCTCGTCCTATTTTTGGGACAAAAGCGGTTTATTCACATCCTAATCTATGGTAGATAATAAAAACATCTTGTTGCGTAATCTTTGGTACTATGCACTACCCAGCAGTCAGCTAAAAACAGGTAAGATGGTATCACGTGTTTTACTCAAAGAACCTATACTATTCACAAGAGACAAAAATGGTCAAGTTTTTGCGATTGAAGATATTTGTCCTCATCGTGCAGTTCCCTTGAGTTGTGGTAGATTTGATGGTGAACAGGTAGAATGCTGTTATCATGGTTGGCGCTTTAACAGTCAGGGCAAGTGTACAGAAATTCCATCACTGTTGCCAGAACAAAGTATAGATTTGAATAGGTTTAATGTTAAATCATATCCTGTTTATGAAACCCAGGGTAACATTTGGATATACATGTATGATAAAGAAGGCCCTCCCATTAATGCTGAGATTGGTGATATTCCTCAAGTGCCAGGTTTTAGCAATAGAGAACCAGATTTAGTGGAAGTAATGAAATTTCCCTGTTTTATTGATCATGCAGTAACAGGTTTAATGGATCCTGCTCATTCCCCCTATGTTCACCAGGTATGGTGGTGGAGAAGTGGAAAACTGCATGAAGAAGTGAAACAATTTGATCCTTCCGATTATGGGTTTACGGTCAGACGCCATAAATTATCCGATAACACGGAAAATATGAGTCGATTATATTGGTTAGTGGGTGGGGGAATACCAGAGGTGGAAATTTCTTTCCGTTTACCAGGGGTGAGAATTGAAGAAATTACCTTTGGCAAACATCGAGTTTGTAATTTAACCGCAGTTACACCAATTTCTGACACGGAAACGGAAGTAAATTTTGTTCTTTATGGTATACCAGCGTGGTTAAAAATATTTACACCTTTGATTCAAATTCTAACTCGTAAATTTTTGGATCAAGATAGGAATGTGGTGGAAAAGCAACAAATTGGACTTCAATATAATCCGATTTTGCGTCTAATTAAAGATTCGGATATGCAAGCACAATGGTATTTTCAATTGAAACGGGAATTTAGCC is a window encoding:
- a CDS encoding VWA domain-containing protein, coding for MKKAIFTLFFLLGLCLVLLGSCSGIPKISSFDQAVEVLQGNVLPRISVKDQLVTDATAQSYSVKSVQEPLPSLDKYPIYGPPKTTENVYLEIFGSPDKANPQKEDERWLIDVTDQFNAKNFKTSSGKLIQVGVRNIPSGIAQRMIESKVVQPTAYTPSNELWIAMLKNAGVEVDMVTPKLLPNQPGFILNQQSKQEIFGSQTVTLDQLLDAIVAGKLSVGYTNPYTSSSGLNLLYTIFWRGAGHQQNGQPLTTLDLQSPKVNSLFQAFQKQVLVTGLTTLELKDIAIRDPKKLSVFVSEGLTFNALKKIPEFANSIFIPFGVPHNNPLVKFKWTTPEQQQGLEQFAKFAQSDTMQNLAPQMPPEVAQYLAQKQVPPVPSGKVLSLGQTFWKTQKDTGKTVYLMAVIDTSGSMYGDPLNAVKDGLRIASQQINPGNYVGLVTYGDQPVNLVKLAPFDDLQHKRFLAAIDNLQADGATAMYDGMMVALSELVQQKKTNPNGKFYLLLLTDGQTNQGFNFEEVKEIIEYSGVRVYPIAYGEVNEAELNAIAALRESTVKKGTPENVQELLKGLFQVNL
- a CDS encoding IS1 family transposase, which produces MHCPNCGSSKIRKNGKRRGKQNHICVDCGRQFIDVYSPPKGYSEEVKQSCLRSYVNGMGFRAIERDKGVHHTTIIYWLKQIGSILPDAPPVEETPLVGELDELETFVGSKKNKIWLWTAVNHFRKNILAWVVGDHSSQAFQPLWDIVKLWQCFFYVTDGWRVYPSFIQPEDHIVSKTYMTRVEGENTRLRHYLARLHRKTLCYSKSVDMLRYSIKLLLHYLKYEVIPAFS
- a CDS encoding AAA family ATPase, whose translation is MVNRWFNIAGPCKDNIHYMLSPTSRLPDLSMLIEQQSYFVLHAPRQTGKTTAMLSLAKQLTATGNYAAVMVSVEVGSAFNHDPSAAELAILGIWRNTIEDSLPAKLQPQTWVYNVPGQRIAENLRAWSRAINRPLVLFIDEIDSLQDQTLISVLRQLRDGFSKRPENFPSSVGLIGLRDVRDYKVASGGSDRLNTSSPFNIKVSSITLRNFNLGEVEELYQQHTKATGQTFTPAAIEIAYDLTQGQPWLVNALAKEVVEKMVKDRSIAITKEHILQAKEILIMRQDTHLDSLAERLREPRIKAIIEPMLAGKTLPDTPADDRQYLIDIGILRRDIMGGLVISNPIYREVIPRVLVQGTQDSLPMIAPSWLTPEGKLNMDALLTAFLKFWRQHGEPLLSSAAYHEIAPHIVLMAFLHRVVNGGGVLEREYAIGSDRMDLCLSYQDIILGIELKVWRDKKRDPQAEGIEQLESYLARLGLDFGWLFVFDRRKNALPMEERLSTEVVITENQRRITVIRA
- a CDS encoding aromatic ring-hydroxylating oxygenase subunit alpha — encoded protein: MVDNKNILLRNLWYYALPSSQLKTGKMVSRVLLKEPILFTRDKNGQVFAIEDICPHRAVPLSCGRFDGEQVECCYHGWRFNSQGKCTEIPSLLPEQSIDLNRFNVKSYPVYETQGNIWIYMYDKEGPPINAEIGDIPQVPGFSNREPDLVEVMKFPCFIDHAVTGLMDPAHSPYVHQVWWWRSGKLHEEVKQFDPSDYGFTVRRHKLSDNTENMSRLYWLVGGGIPEVEISFRLPGVRIEEITFGKHRVCNLTAVTPISDTETEVNFVLYGIPAWLKIFTPLIQILTRKFLDQDRNVVEKQQIGLQYNPILRLIKDSDMQAQWYFQLKREFSRAAAENREFVNPVKSVLLRWRA